From one Bacteroides eggerthii genomic stretch:
- the hisA gene encoding 1-(5-phosphoribosyl)-5-[(5-phosphoribosylamino)methylideneamino]imidazole-4-carboxamide isomerase: MIELIPAIDIIDGKCVRLSQGDYDSKKVYNENPVEVAKELEAHGIRRLHVVDLDGAASHHVVNYRTLEQIASRTSLIIDFGGGVKSDEDLVIAFENGAQMVTGGSIAVKNPERFCHWLQTYGSEKIILGADVKDHKIAVNGWKDESACELFPFLKDYVEKGIRKVICTDINCDGMLQGPSTALYKEILEANSGLYLIASGGVSCADDIRQLEAAGVPAVIFGKALYEGRITFKELEGFMI; the protein is encoded by the coding sequence ATGATAGAACTGATCCCCGCTATTGACATCATCGACGGAAAGTGTGTACGTCTTTCCCAGGGTGACTATGATAGCAAGAAAGTGTATAATGAGAATCCCGTAGAGGTGGCTAAGGAACTTGAAGCGCATGGTATTCGCCGCCTTCATGTGGTGGATCTTGATGGTGCTGCTTCCCACCATGTGGTGAACTATCGCACATTGGAGCAGATTGCTTCTCGTACTTCCTTGATTATAGATTTTGGTGGTGGTGTAAAGAGCGATGAGGATCTGGTCATTGCATTTGAAAACGGTGCACAAATGGTGACGGGAGGGAGCATTGCAGTAAAGAACCCCGAACGTTTCTGCCACTGGTTGCAAACATACGGTTCTGAAAAAATAATCCTCGGAGCTGATGTTAAAGATCATAAGATTGCCGTTAACGGTTGGAAAGACGAGAGTGCTTGTGAACTGTTCCCTTTTCTGAAAGATTATGTGGAGAAAGGTATTCGCAAGGTCATCTGTACGGATATCAACTGTGACGGTATGTTGCAAGGTCCTTCTACGGCTTTGTACAAAGAAATATTAGAGGCGAACTCCGGATTGTACCTTATTGCCAGCGGGGGAGTGAGCTGTGCCGATGATATTCGCCAACTGGAGGCTGCGGGCGTGCCTGCCGTAATTTTCGGTAAGGCTTTGTATGAGGGACGTATAACTTTCAAGGAACTGGAAGGGTTTATGATTTGA
- a CDS encoding cell division ATP-binding protein FtsE: MDEALIRYKDVEIHQQELCVLNSVNLELHKGEFVYLIGKVGSGKTSLLKTFYGELDVAAGDAEVLGYDMLRIKRKHIPQLRRKLGIVFQDFQLLTDRTVHDNLEFVLRATGWKNKGEIKDRINEVLQLVGMSNKGYKYPNELSGGEQQRIVIARAVLNSPEVILADEPTGNLDVETGFAITQLLHDISAAGSLVIMTTHNMQLLWEYPGRVYRCADHLITDVTEQYSVAVPTEEK, encoded by the coding sequence ATGGACGAAGCGCTGATACGGTATAAAGACGTGGAGATACACCAGCAGGAGCTGTGCGTGTTGAACAGTGTGAATCTGGAACTGCATAAGGGGGAGTTTGTCTACCTTATCGGTAAAGTAGGTTCGGGCAAGACGAGCTTGCTCAAAACCTTCTATGGTGAACTGGATGTTGCTGCGGGTGATGCTGAGGTGTTGGGATATGACATGCTGCGTATCAAGCGTAAGCATATTCCGCAGTTACGTCGTAAGCTGGGCATTGTCTTTCAGGACTTCCAACTGCTTACAGACCGTACGGTACATGATAATCTTGAGTTTGTGCTTCGCGCCACCGGGTGGAAAAACAAAGGGGAAATAAAAGACCGTATTAACGAAGTTTTACAGTTGGTGGGCATGAGTAATAAAGGTTATAAGTATCCCAATGAATTGTCGGGCGGAGAGCAACAACGTATCGTGATAGCCCGCGCCGTACTCAATTCTCCCGAGGTGATTCTTGCCGACGAGCCTACGGGGAATTTGGATGTGGAGACCGGTTTTGCCATTACTCAACTCCTGCATGATATCAGTGCGGCAGGTTCACTTGTCATTATGACTACGCACAATATGCAGTTGCTTTGGGAGTATCCGGGACGCGTATATCGCTGTGCAGATCATTTGATAACGGATGTGACGGAGCAGTATTCCGTTGCAGTGCCGACAGAAGAAAAATAA
- the lysA gene encoding diaminopimelate decarboxylase encodes MKGTFPIDKFRELRTPFYYYDTKVLRDTLTCIRTEASRYDNYSVHYAVKANANSKVLTIIRESGLGADCVSGGEIRAAIKAGFPANKIVFAGVGKADWEINLGLDYDIFCFNVESIPELEIINELAEAKGKIANVAFRINPNVGAHTHANITTGLAENKFGISMQDMDHVIDVAQEMKNVKFIGLHFHIGSQILDMGDFVALCNRVNELQDRLEARQIRIEHINVGGGLGIDYGHPNRQAIPDFKSYFETYDNCLKLRSYQTLHFELGRSVVGQCGSLISRVLYVKQGANKQFAILDAGMTDLIRPALYQAFHKIENLTSDAPLQTYDVVGPICESSDVFGKAVDLNGVKRGDLMALRSAGAYGEIMASGYNCRELPQGYTSDELV; translated from the coding sequence ATGAAAGGAACATTTCCTATTGATAAATTCCGCGAACTGCGTACACCGTTTTATTATTACGATACGAAAGTATTGCGTGATACTTTGACTTGCATCCGCACTGAAGCGTCACGCTACGATAATTATTCGGTGCATTATGCGGTAAAGGCTAATGCCAATTCCAAAGTACTTACTATTATCCGAGAAAGCGGATTGGGGGCGGACTGTGTTAGCGGTGGTGAAATTCGTGCGGCAATCAAGGCGGGGTTTCCTGCCAATAAGATAGTGTTTGCCGGAGTAGGCAAAGCAGACTGGGAAATAAATCTCGGGTTGGATTATGACATCTTCTGCTTTAACGTAGAGTCCATTCCCGAATTGGAGATTATTAATGAACTGGCTGAGGCGAAAGGTAAGATAGCTAATGTCGCTTTCCGTATCAATCCCAATGTTGGAGCACATACTCATGCCAATATCACTACCGGATTAGCTGAAAATAAATTCGGCATCAGTATGCAGGATATGGACCATGTGATAGATGTGGCGCAGGAAATGAAGAATGTCAAATTCATCGGACTTCATTTTCATATCGGTTCACAGATACTGGACATGGGCGATTTTGTAGCTTTGTGCAATCGTGTCAATGAATTGCAGGACAGGCTTGAAGCTCGCCAGATACGCATTGAACATATCAATGTGGGGGGGGGGCTCGGCATTGATTACGGACATCCCAACCGTCAGGCGATACCCGATTTCAAAAGCTATTTTGAAACGTACGACAATTGCCTGAAACTTCGTTCTTATCAGACGCTTCATTTTGAGCTGGGACGTTCGGTGGTAGGGCAGTGCGGTTCGCTTATTTCGAGAGTGTTGTACGTAAAGCAAGGTGCTAATAAGCAGTTTGCCATTTTGGATGCAGGTATGACGGATTTGATTCGCCCTGCACTCTATCAGGCTTTCCACAAGATAGAGAACCTTACGTCCGACGCTCCGCTGCAGACTTATGATGTTGTGGGCCCTATCTGTGAGTCATCCGATGTCTTTGGTAAGGCTGTTGATTTGAATGGCGTGAAGCGTGGTGACCTCATGGCGCTTCGTTCTGCCGGAGCCTACGGTGAAATTATGGCTTCGGGCTATAACTGTCGTGAGCTGCCGCAGGGCTATACATCGGATGAGTTAGTGTAA
- a CDS encoding aspartate kinase, whose product MKVLKFGGTSVGSAQRMKEVAKLITDGERKIVVLSAMSGTTNTLVEISDYLYKKNPEGANEIINRLETKYRQHIDELYATPEYKQKGLELIKSHFDYIRSYTKDLFTLFEEKVVLAQGELISTAMMNYYLQECGVKSVLLPALEYMRTDKNAEPDPVYIKDKLQVQLELHPNAEIYITQGFICRNAYGEVDNLQRGGSDYTASLIGAAVKASEIQIWTDIDGMHNNDPRVVDKTSPVRHLHFEEAAELAYFGAKILHPTCIQPAKYANIPVRLLNTMDPTAPGTLISNDTEKGKIKAVAAKENITAIKIKSSRMLLAHGFLRKVFEIFESYQTSIDMICTSEVGVSVSIDNTKHLNEILDDLKKYGTVTVDKDMCIICVVGDLEWENVGFEAKALDAMRDIPVRMISFGGSNYNISFLIRECDKKQALQSLSDALFNE is encoded by the coding sequence ATGAAAGTTTTAAAGTTTGGAGGTACTTCAGTAGGTTCGGCTCAACGAATGAAGGAAGTAGCCAAATTGATTACCGATGGTGAACGTAAGATTGTGGTTCTCTCCGCCATGTCGGGTACCACAAACACATTGGTTGAGATTTCGGACTATCTGTACAAGAAAAATCCGGAAGGTGCTAACGAGATTATCAATAGACTGGAAACAAAATACCGCCAGCATATCGATGAACTCTATGCTACTCCTGAATATAAACAGAAGGGTTTGGAACTTATCAAATCTCATTTCGATTATATCCGTTCTTATACCAAAGACCTTTTCACACTGTTCGAGGAAAAAGTTGTGCTGGCACAAGGTGAGTTGATTTCTACCGCTATGATGAACTATTATCTGCAAGAATGTGGTGTGAAGTCAGTTTTACTCCCGGCTTTAGAATATATGCGTACGGACAAAAATGCCGAGCCCGATCCGGTTTATATCAAAGATAAACTTCAGGTTCAGCTCGAACTGCATCCCAATGCCGAAATCTATATCACGCAAGGTTTCATCTGCCGCAATGCCTATGGCGAGGTAGATAATTTGCAACGGGGTGGCAGTGACTATACCGCTTCATTGATCGGCGCGGCCGTCAAGGCTTCTGAGATTCAGATATGGACTGATATTGATGGTATGCATAATAATGACCCGCGTGTTGTAGATAAGACTTCTCCTGTGCGTCATCTCCACTTTGAAGAGGCGGCTGAGTTGGCATACTTTGGTGCAAAAATCCTGCATCCCACTTGTATCCAGCCTGCCAAGTACGCTAACATCCCCGTACGTCTGCTCAATACAATGGATCCCACAGCTCCGGGCACACTCATTTCCAATGATACGGAGAAGGGTAAGATCAAGGCAGTAGCAGCCAAGGAGAATATTACGGCTATTAAAATTAAGTCCAGCCGTATGCTGCTTGCTCATGGTTTCCTACGTAAGGTATTTGAAATTTTCGAAAGCTACCAGACTTCTATCGATATGATTTGTACATCCGAGGTAGGAGTGTCCGTTTCTATCGATAACACCAAGCATCTTAACGAAATATTGGATGACTTGAAGAAATATGGTACGGTGACGGTGGATAAGGATATGTGCATTATCTGCGTAGTGGGTGACCTTGAATGGGAAAATGTAGGCTTTGAAGCTAAGGCTCTTGATGCCATGCGTGATATTCCGGTGCGTATGATTTCTTTCGGCGGCAGCAACTATAACATTTCTTTCCTCATTCGTGAATGTGATAAGAAGCAGGCTTTGCAGTCACTCAGTGATGCGCTGTTCAATGAGTAA
- a CDS encoding ferritin, translating to MITEKLQNAINEQITAEMWSSNLYLAMSFYMEKEGYCGMASWLKKQSFEEHGHACELASYIIKRGGKAKLDKIDVVPNDFGTPLEVFEQVYEHECRVSKMIDALVDVAAAEKDKASQDFLWGFVREQVEEEATASGIVDMVKKAGATGIFFVDAKLGERK from the coding sequence ATGATAACAGAAAAATTACAGAATGCAATTAACGAGCAGATTACGGCTGAGATGTGGTCATCCAACCTTTATTTAGCAATGTCTTTCTATATGGAGAAAGAGGGTTATTGTGGTATGGCTTCTTGGTTGAAGAAGCAGTCATTCGAAGAACATGGACATGCTTGTGAACTGGCCTCATATATTATTAAGCGTGGCGGTAAGGCAAAATTGGATAAAATTGATGTTGTTCCTAATGACTTCGGTACTCCGCTGGAAGTATTCGAACAGGTTTATGAACATGAATGTCGTGTGTCAAAGATGATTGATGCTCTTGTAGATGTAGCCGCTGCTGAAAAGGATAAAGCTTCTCAAGATTTCTTGTGGGGATTTGTTCGTGAGCAGGTAGAAGAAGAAGCTACTGCATCGGGCATCGTAGATATGGTGAAGAAAGCCGGTGCTACCGGAATTTTCTTTGTTGATGCGAAGCTGGGTGAAAGAAAATAA
- the hisIE gene encoding bifunctional phosphoribosyl-AMP cyclohydrolase/phosphoribosyl-ATP diphosphatase HisIE, with translation MLDFDKMNGLVPAIIQDADTAKVLMLGFMNREAYDKTVETGKVTFFSRTKNRLWTKGEESGNFLNVVSMKEDCDKDTLLIQVHPVGPVCHTGTDTCWGEKNEQPVMFLKLLQDFIDKRHAEMPEGSYTTSLFQSGVNKMAQKVGEEAVETVIEACNGTDERLIYEGADLLYHLIVLLTSKGYRIEDLARELEERHSATWKKH, from the coding sequence ATGTTGGACTTTGATAAAATGAACGGACTTGTTCCGGCAATTATACAGGATGCCGATACAGCTAAAGTGCTGATGTTGGGGTTTATGAACCGGGAAGCATACGATAAGACGGTAGAAACCGGTAAGGTGACATTCTTTAGCCGCACAAAGAACCGTCTTTGGACGAAAGGAGAAGAAAGTGGTAATTTCCTGAATGTGGTTTCCATGAAAGAAGACTGCGACAAGGACACTTTGCTTATTCAGGTACATCCTGTCGGTCCGGTTTGCCATACCGGTACGGACACCTGCTGGGGCGAGAAAAACGAACAGCCTGTTATGTTTCTAAAACTTCTTCAGGATTTCATTGACAAGCGTCATGCCGAAATGCCTGAAGGTTCCTACACTACCAGTCTGTTTCAGTCCGGCGTCAATAAAATGGCGCAAAAGGTAGGCGAGGAAGCTGTTGAGACTGTCATCGAGGCATGTAATGGTACGGACGAACGTCTGATATATGAAGGTGCGGATTTGCTGTACCATCTTATTGTATTGTTGACATCCAAAGGTTATCGTATAGAAGACCTGGCACGTGAGCTGGAAGAGCGCCACAGTGCTACTTGGAAAAAACACTAA
- the hisF gene encoding imidazole glycerol phosphate synthase subunit HisF, protein MLAKRIIPCLDIKDGQTVKGTNFVNLRHAGDPVELARAYSGQGADELVFLDITASFEGRKTFAELVKRIAANISIPFTVGGGIHELSDVDRLLNAGADKISINSSAIRRPELIDEIAKHFGSQVCVLAVDAKQTEKGWWCYLNGGRVETGKELFSWAKEAQERGAGEVLFTSMNHDGVKTGYANEALATLADGLSIPIIASGGAGAKEHFRDVFVEGKADAALAASVFHFGEIKIPDLKSYLCAQGIVMRRI, encoded by the coding sequence GTGTTAGCAAAAAGAATCATTCCCTGTCTTGACATCAAAGACGGACAGACTGTAAAAGGAACTAATTTTGTGAACCTGCGCCATGCAGGCGATCCGGTTGAACTGGCGCGTGCTTATAGCGGGCAGGGGGCTGATGAACTGGTGTTTCTGGATATTACTGCCAGTTTTGAAGGACGCAAGACGTTTGCCGAACTGGTAAAGCGTATCGCTGCCAACATCAGCATCCCTTTCACCGTAGGCGGTGGCATCCATGAATTGAGTGATGTGGACCGGCTTTTAAATGCGGGTGCTGACAAAATATCTATCAATTCCTCTGCTATCCGTCGTCCTGAACTGATTGATGAAATAGCCAAGCACTTCGGGTCACAGGTCTGTGTACTTGCCGTTGATGCTAAACAGACAGAGAAAGGCTGGTGGTGTTATCTCAATGGTGGACGTGTAGAAACGGGCAAAGAACTCTTTTCTTGGGCAAAAGAAGCACAGGAACGTGGCGCAGGCGAGGTCCTTTTTACCAGTATGAACCATGACGGAGTAAAGACCGGATACGCCAATGAAGCCCTTGCAACTCTTGCTGACGGGCTTTCCATACCGATCATCGCATCGGGTGGGGCAGGAGCCAAAGAGCACTTCCGCGATGTCTTTGTAGAAGGAAAAGCGGATGCCGCTTTGGCAGCCAGTGTTTTTCATTTCGGAGAAATTAAAATTCCCGATTTAAAATCGTATCTTTGCGCCCAGGGAATTGTAATGCGCCGGATTTGA
- the hepB gene encoding heparin/heparin-sulfate lyase HepB, which translates to MKHKSIFFSISLILSSFSLSAQELPKEVVWQKVEGVNVPIPPQTHPRLYVRSSDLPVLKERMKTPQAQQTLSLMKELGKDRTPDEEAAVTNRGFRYYYEMRGVTTRVQLQALDYLLDGDKRLARRAITAMLDTLQRASFGTRSDMSRASGTMLITGAMVYDWCYDQMKSSEKQAYIKEFVRLAKSMECGYPPRNNQPIAGHPSEWMIMRDMLSAGIAIYDEYPDMYNHVITMLYRDYIPARNYFYGGQNYHQGTNYVHVRFACDLFPLWILEKMGAGSIYDSSARFVLYDIIYRRRPDGVLLPSGDDYPQNRPALLTMPTPMMLASSYYKDEYLAYEFERNPHLNKSGNESMNHCLIYDLLWRDYNLKGKAPDDLPLTRYSGTPYGWMIARTGWDANSVIAEMKINEQFVGNHQHMDGGSFQIYHKGPLAIDAGAYSGSSGGYNSPNNKNYFKRTIAHNSLLVYDPDEKFECWNYGGGGKTRFAANDGGQRMCGEGWKTCNSLDSLLSEEYTVGKVFAHGFGPDAQTPDYSYLKGDITQAYTRKVKEAKRSFVFLNLQSEQVPAALIVYDKVVVSNPGYRKYWLLHSIEEPTLESNTFTVRRTKDGDSGMLHNTVLLPQADNMHIDKVGGPGKENWVFGTNYPNDAVAPYLDNANERGAWRVEVSPVAPAATDNFLNVIQVADNQCNKLNAVQRIENELVVGAQLADRVVTFAKNSEQLCRDFAFSVSGTGIFKFVITDLKAGNWQVKKDGRVFIPLAEVRASEGVLSFEGTAGNYEFCR; encoded by the coding sequence ATGAAACACAAATCAATTTTCTTTTCAATCAGTCTGATACTAAGCTCTTTTTCCCTTTCGGCACAGGAATTGCCGAAAGAGGTGGTTTGGCAAAAAGTAGAAGGGGTTAATGTACCGATTCCACCTCAAACGCATCCCCGGTTGTACGTCCGTTCGTCCGATTTACCTGTTTTAAAGGAGCGAATGAAAACTCCGCAGGCACAACAAACCCTTTCTCTCATGAAGGAGTTGGGCAAGGATCGTACGCCTGATGAAGAAGCTGCCGTAACAAATCGCGGATTTCGCTATTATTATGAAATGCGCGGTGTCACGACGAGAGTACAGTTACAGGCTCTCGATTATCTTTTGGATGGTGATAAACGCTTGGCTCGTAGGGCTATTACCGCCATGCTCGACACATTGCAACGTGCCAGTTTTGGTACCCGTTCCGATATGTCGAGGGCCAGTGGGACTATGCTGATAACGGGTGCTATGGTATATGACTGGTGCTACGATCAAATGAAAAGTTCGGAGAAACAAGCCTATATCAAAGAGTTTGTCCGGTTGGCAAAAAGTATGGAGTGTGGTTATCCGCCGCGCAACAACCAGCCCATAGCAGGCCATCCGTCAGAATGGATGATTATGCGTGATATGCTGTCGGCTGGCATTGCTATTTATGATGAATATCCCGATATGTACAACCATGTCATTACTATGCTCTATCGTGATTATATTCCGGCTCGTAACTATTTCTACGGAGGACAGAACTATCATCAGGGTACTAACTATGTGCATGTACGTTTTGCCTGTGACCTTTTTCCTCTTTGGATTTTAGAGAAAATGGGGGCGGGCAGCATTTATGATTCTTCGGCAAGATTTGTGCTTTATGACATTATTTATCGCCGGCGTCCCGACGGGGTGTTGTTGCCTTCGGGCGATGATTATCCGCAAAATCGTCCTGCACTGCTCACGATGCCTACGCCAATGATGTTAGCTTCCAGTTACTATAAGGATGAATATCTTGCTTATGAGTTCGAGCGTAATCCTCATTTGAATAAGTCGGGCAATGAATCTATGAACCACTGTCTGATATACGATTTACTGTGGCGTGACTATAATCTGAAAGGTAAAGCTCCTGATGATCTTCCTTTGACCCGCTATTCCGGTACTCCTTATGGCTGGATGATTGCCCGTACGGGGTGGGATGCCAATAGTGTGATTGCCGAAATGAAGATAAATGAACAGTTTGTGGGTAACCACCAGCACATGGACGGAGGTAGCTTCCAGATTTATCACAAAGGACCTTTGGCAATTGATGCAGGCGCTTATAGCGGTAGTTCAGGTGGCTATAACAGTCCCAACAACAAGAACTACTTTAAACGTACCATTGCTCACAATTCATTGTTGGTGTACGATCCTGATGAAAAATTTGAATGTTGGAACTATGGAGGAGGTGGAAAGACCCGGTTTGCAGCCAATGACGGCGGGCAGCGTATGTGTGGCGAGGGTTGGAAAACTTGTAATTCGCTTGATAGTCTCTTGTCCGAAGAGTATACGGTGGGCAAAGTGTTTGCGCATGGGTTTGGTCCTGATGCGCAAACGCCCGATTATTCTTATTTGAAAGGAGATATTACTCAAGCCTACACCCGGAAGGTGAAGGAGGCCAAACGTTCATTTGTGTTCCTCAACCTGCAATCGGAGCAGGTGCCTGCTGCGCTTATTGTCTATGACAAAGTAGTGGTTTCCAATCCCGGTTATCGTAAATACTGGTTATTACATAGTATTGAGGAACCTACACTTGAAAGCAACACTTTCACAGTGCGACGTACCAAAGATGGTGATAGCGGTATGTTACATAACACCGTACTTTTGCCCCAAGCGGACAATATGCATATTGATAAGGTAGGCGGTCCCGGCAAAGAAAATTGGGTGTTCGGAACCAATTATCCCAATGATGCCGTAGCCCCTTATCTTGACAATGCCAATGAGCGTGGTGCGTGGAGAGTAGAGGTGTCTCCTGTTGCTCCTGCCGCTACCGACAACTTTTTGAATGTAATACAGGTCGCCGATAATCAATGCAATAAACTAAATGCCGTACAGCGTATTGAAAATGAGCTGGTTGTAGGCGCTCAATTGGCTGATCGCGTAGTAACTTTTGCTAAGAATAGCGAACAATTATGCCGGGACTTTGCTTTCTCTGTGAGTGGTACGGGAATATTTAAGTTTGTTATCACTGACCTTAAGGCAGGCAACTGGCAGGTAAAGAAAGACGGTCGTGTTTTTATTCCGCTGGCTGAGGTGCGGGCTTCCGAGGGTGTTCTCTCTTTTGAAGGTACAGCCGGGAATTATGAGTTCTGCCGGTAG
- the hisH gene encoding imidazole glycerol phosphate synthase subunit HisH, whose product MKVAVIKYNAGNIRSVDYALGRLGVEAEITADEAVLRAADKVIFPGVGEAETTMNFLNGGNMGQLIKELRQPVLGICLGMQLMCRHSEEGNVDCLGIFDVDVKRFVSQKHEDKVPHMGWNTITQTNSDLFKGFTKEEFVYFVHSFYVPVNDCTAAVTNYILPFSAALHKDNYYATQFHPEKSGSVGERILQNFLDL is encoded by the coding sequence ATGAAGGTTGCAGTCATTAAATATAATGCAGGTAACATCCGATCGGTGGATTATGCCTTGGGGCGCTTGGGTGTTGAGGCGGAGATTACGGCGGATGAAGCTGTGCTGCGTGCTGCGGATAAAGTTATCTTTCCCGGAGTAGGAGAAGCGGAAACGACCATGAATTTTCTGAATGGGGGAAATATGGGTCAGCTGATAAAGGAATTGCGTCAACCGGTGCTGGGGATTTGTCTGGGCATGCAGTTGATGTGTCGGCATTCGGAAGAAGGAAATGTGGACTGCTTGGGTATTTTTGATGTTGATGTGAAGCGTTTTGTCTCGCAAAAACATGAAGATAAGGTGCCTCACATGGGATGGAACACGATTACGCAAACGAACAGCGACCTTTTCAAAGGTTTTACGAAAGAGGAGTTTGTCTATTTCGTACACAGTTTCTATGTCCCGGTTAATGATTGTACCGCTGCCGTAACAAATTACATACTCCCATTCAGCGCTGCCTTGCATAAGGATAATTACTATGCCACCCAGTTTCATCCTGAAAAAAGCGGTAGTGTAGGCGAACGTATCCTGCAAAATTTTCTGGACTTATAA
- the purU gene encoding formyltetrahydrofolate deformylase produces MMKTAKLLLHCPDKPGILAEVTDFITVNKGNIIYLDQYVDHVENIFFMRIEWELENFLVPQEKIEDYFETLYAQKYGMSFRLYFSDAKPRMAIFVSKMSHCLFDLLARYTAGEWNVEIPLIISNHPDLQHVAERFGIPFHLFPITKETKEEQEKKEMELLAKHKVNFIVLARYMQVISEKMINAYPNRIINIHHSFLPAFVGAKPYHAAFERGVKIIGATSHYVTTELDAGPIIEQDVVRITHKDTVQDLVNKGKDLEKIVLSRAVQKHIERKVLAYKNKTVIFN; encoded by the coding sequence ATGATGAAAACAGCCAAACTGTTGCTTCACTGTCCCGACAAACCGGGTATTCTGGCAGAGGTAACAGACTTTATAACGGTGAACAAAGGAAATATTATCTATTTGGATCAATATGTAGATCATGTGGAAAATATATTCTTCATGCGTATTGAATGGGAATTGGAAAATTTTCTGGTTCCTCAGGAGAAAATAGAGGATTATTTTGAAACGTTGTATGCACAGAAGTATGGAATGAGCTTCCGCCTTTATTTCTCAGATGCCAAACCGCGTATGGCTATCTTTGTGTCGAAAATGTCGCATTGCCTCTTCGATTTGTTGGCGCGCTATACGGCAGGGGAGTGGAATGTAGAAATACCTCTTATAATAAGTAATCATCCCGACTTGCAACATGTAGCGGAGCGTTTTGGCATACCTTTCCATCTTTTTCCTATTACTAAGGAGACAAAGGAGGAACAGGAAAAGAAAGAAATGGAACTGCTTGCCAAGCATAAAGTGAACTTCATAGTGCTGGCGCGTTATATGCAAGTTATTTCCGAGAAGATGATAAATGCTTATCCCAACCGTATTATCAATATACACCACTCTTTCCTTCCGGCATTTGTAGGTGCGAAACCCTATCATGCGGCATTTGAGCGTGGCGTAAAGATTATTGGCGCTACCAGTCACTATGTTACTACGGAACTGGATGCCGGGCCAATTATCGAACAGGATGTGGTGCGCATCACGCATAAGGACACTGTGCAGGATTTGGTGAATAAGGGCAAGGATTTGGAGAAGATTGTTCTTTCACGTGCCGTCCAGAAACATATTGAACGTAAGGTATTGGCGTATAAGAATAAGACCGTAATATTTAATTAG